In Halorientalis sp. LT38, a genomic segment contains:
- a CDS encoding cryptochrome/photolyase family protein, whose protein sequence is MRIHWHRRDLRGADNRGLRAAAAAAAEDETGGVRPVFVFDPDVLTHAGPPRVAFMLDALSSLRTWYRERGSDLLVRHGDPREVIPALADEFDADGVIWNADYSGLSAERDAAVRRALADDGVARQSVHDAVFHEPGSITTNDGDPYKVFTYFSKKWHDRPKSEPYEAPQAAELVEFRDDEPLPSLADLGFDPPEADVPPASPEAARDRLTEFCDEDVYRYGERRDYPADECTSRLSAHLKWGTIGIREVYEETEAAKFAVQDGSPEAESVREFQDQLAWREFYTQVLFYNPGAVTENYKSYERPIEWRDDPEALQAWKDGETGYPIVDAGMRQLREEAYMHNRVRMLVAAFLTKDLLLDWREGYAWFREKLVDHDTGNDNGGWQWAASTGTDAQPYFRIFNPTTQGERYDPEAEYIQHYVPELRDVDPAVIHDWPDLSPAERERAAPAYPDPIVDHGERRERAIEMFERARGDA, encoded by the coding sequence ATGCGCATCCACTGGCACCGGCGGGACCTGCGCGGGGCCGACAATCGCGGGCTCCGCGCCGCCGCCGCGGCCGCTGCCGAGGACGAGACCGGCGGCGTTCGCCCGGTGTTCGTCTTCGATCCCGACGTGCTGACCCACGCCGGACCGCCGCGGGTCGCGTTCATGCTCGACGCCCTGTCCTCTCTCAGGACGTGGTACCGCGAGCGCGGGAGCGACCTGCTCGTCCGCCACGGTGATCCCCGGGAGGTGATTCCGGCCCTGGCCGACGAGTTCGACGCCGACGGCGTGATCTGGAACGCCGACTACTCCGGGCTGTCGGCCGAACGGGACGCCGCAGTCCGGCGGGCCCTCGCCGACGACGGCGTCGCCCGGCAGTCCGTTCACGACGCCGTGTTCCACGAACCCGGGTCGATCACGACCAACGACGGGGACCCCTACAAGGTGTTCACCTACTTCTCGAAGAAGTGGCACGATCGGCCGAAGTCCGAGCCCTACGAGGCCCCGCAGGCAGCGGAACTGGTCGAATTCCGCGACGACGAACCGCTCCCGTCGCTGGCGGATCTGGGGTTCGACCCGCCGGAGGCCGACGTGCCGCCAGCGAGTCCGGAAGCCGCGCGGGACCGCCTCACGGAGTTCTGCGACGAGGACGTCTACCGCTACGGCGAGCGTCGGGACTACCCCGCCGACGAGTGTACGTCCCGGCTCTCTGCCCACCTCAAGTGGGGCACCATCGGGATCCGGGAGGTCTACGAGGAGACAGAGGCGGCGAAGTTCGCCGTCCAGGACGGGAGCCCGGAGGCCGAATCGGTCCGGGAGTTCCAGGATCAACTGGCCTGGCGGGAGTTCTACACGCAGGTGCTGTTCTACAATCCCGGGGCGGTGACCGAGAACTACAAATCCTACGAGCGACCGATCGAGTGGCGTGACGATCCGGAGGCCCTGCAGGCCTGGAAGGACGGCGAGACGGGGTATCCCATCGTCGACGCCGGGATGCGCCAGCTCCGGGAAGAGGCGTACATGCACAATCGCGTCCGGATGCTCGTCGCCGCCTTCCTGACGAAGGACCTCCTGCTCGACTGGCGCGAGGGGTACGCCTGGTTCCGGGAGAAACTGGTCGACCACGACACGGGAAACGACAACGGCGGCTGGCAGTGGGCGGCCTCCACGGGGACCGACGCCCAGCCGTACTTCCGGATCTTCAACCCGACGACGCAGGGGGAACGCTACGATCCAGAGGCCGAGTACATCCAGCATTACGTCCCCGAACTCCGGGACGTCGACCCAGCCGTGATCCACGACTGGCCGGACCTCTCGCCCGCCGAGCGCGAGCGAGCGGCCCCGGCGTACCCCGACCCCATCGTCGACCACGGCGAGCGACGCGAACGGGCCATCGAGATGTTCGAGCGAGCGCGCGGCGACGCCTAG
- the sod gene encoding superoxide dismutase, whose product MPERSNPELPPLPYDYDALEPSISEQVLEWHHDTHHQGYVNGLESAEETLAENRESGDFGSSGGAIRNVTHNGCGHYLHTLFWENMDENGGGEPSGDLADRIEEDFGSYEGWKGEFEAAAGAAGGWALLVYDPVADQLRNLVVDKHDQGALWGSHPILALDVWEHSYYYDYGPDRGSFIDGFFDVVDWDNVAQQYEKAISQ is encoded by the coding sequence ATGCCCGAGAGATCTAACCCCGAACTGCCACCGCTACCGTACGACTACGACGCGCTCGAGCCCTCGATCAGCGAGCAGGTGCTCGAATGGCATCACGACACCCACCACCAGGGCTACGTGAACGGCCTCGAGAGCGCCGAGGAGACCCTCGCCGAGAACCGCGAGAGCGGTGACTTCGGCAGCTCCGGCGGTGCCATCCGCAACGTCACCCACAACGGCTGTGGCCACTATCTCCACACGCTGTTCTGGGAGAACATGGACGAAAACGGCGGCGGCGAGCCGTCCGGCGACCTCGCCGACCGAATCGAAGAAGACTTCGGCTCCTACGAGGGCTGGAAGGGCGAGTTCGAGGCCGCTGCCGGCGCCGCCGGTGGCTGGGCCCTGCTGGTCTACGACCCGGTCGCCGACCAGTTGCGCAACCTCGTCGTCGACAAGCACGACCAGGGTGCGCTCTGGGGGAGCCATCCGATCCTGGCGCTGGACGTCTGGGAGCACTCCTACTACTACGACTACGGTCCCGACCGCGGCAGCTTCATCGACGGCTTCTTCGACGTCGTCGACTGGGACAACGTCGCACAGCAGTACGAGAAGGCCATCTCGCAGTAG
- a CDS encoding L-lactate permease — protein sequence MVTTVETLIAALPLVIAGVLLVGFLWPATRAMPIAWISALIVGFFVWNMPPDWLAAASIVGAMTAIEILWIVFGALLLLYTLMEAGAFERINRGFATVSDDRRVQIVLIGFFLATFIEGAAGFGTPAAVVAPLMLGLGFPALAAVVAAIIGHIIAVTYGAVGTPIVVGIRDPLSSAGFGEAIGAGGYTVTEYSNQVAAWAATYHSLVGFVMPLFAVGMVVYFFGGEDRSLKPAWEVAPLCLFAGIAFAVPYWLSAWFITAEFPSLIGSMVGGAITVTALRMGYLVPDSEWDFPPREEWPDHWVGTIEPGQRGVSGNSAVTDGGRSARSEMSLLKAWSPYVLLVVLLVVTRAIPQISSAISNPAFGVDLGNVTLGIVVGWQEILGTSLGNTIGWVSVPGFWLMISAILAIPIFGMSGNQVKAAWAETFRKIVAPFIALVFVIAMVQVMLNSGLSPGAPEAGSMIVVLATATADLLGPAYPFVASLIGALGAAMAGSNTVSNITFSGFQFEAAQQLGLPTQIIVGAQAVGGAIGNLVAVHNVVAAVATVGLVGQEGRVMRLNLIPLAYYAFMVGILTMLFSYVLFPGLF from the coding sequence ATGGTAACCACCGTAGAGACGCTGATCGCGGCACTTCCGCTGGTGATCGCCGGCGTGTTGCTGGTCGGGTTCCTCTGGCCGGCGACGCGAGCGATGCCGATCGCCTGGATATCAGCGTTGATCGTCGGCTTCTTCGTCTGGAACATGCCGCCGGACTGGCTGGCGGCGGCGTCGATCGTCGGCGCCATGACTGCGATCGAGATCCTCTGGATCGTCTTCGGCGCGCTCTTGCTCCTGTACACGCTGATGGAGGCGGGCGCGTTCGAACGCATCAACCGGGGGTTCGCGACGGTGAGCGACGACCGCCGCGTCCAGATCGTCCTGATCGGCTTCTTCCTCGCGACGTTCATCGAGGGTGCGGCCGGGTTCGGGACGCCCGCGGCCGTCGTCGCACCGCTGATGCTCGGCCTCGGCTTCCCGGCCCTGGCCGCGGTCGTGGCCGCCATCATCGGGCACATCATCGCCGTCACCTACGGCGCGGTCGGGACGCCGATCGTCGTCGGGATCCGGGACCCGCTCTCCTCCGCGGGCTTCGGCGAGGCCATCGGGGCCGGCGGCTACACGGTGACCGAGTACTCCAACCAGGTCGCGGCGTGGGCGGCGACCTACCACTCCCTGGTCGGCTTCGTGATGCCGCTGTTCGCCGTCGGGATGGTCGTCTACTTCTTCGGCGGTGAGGACCGCTCGCTGAAACCGGCCTGGGAAGTCGCGCCCCTCTGTCTGTTCGCGGGGATCGCCTTCGCAGTGCCCTACTGGCTCTCGGCCTGGTTCATCACCGCCGAGTTCCCGAGTCTCATCGGTTCGATGGTCGGCGGCGCGATCACCGTCACCGCCCTCCGCATGGGCTACCTGGTCCCGGATTCGGAGTGGGACTTCCCGCCACGCGAGGAGTGGCCCGACCACTGGGTCGGGACCATCGAACCCGGGCAGCGCGGCGTCTCCGGCAACTCGGCCGTCACCGACGGCGGCAGGAGCGCCCGATCCGAGATGTCGCTGCTGAAAGCGTGGTCGCCGTACGTCCTGCTCGTCGTACTGCTGGTCGTCACGCGCGCGATCCCGCAGATCAGTAGCGCGATCTCGAACCCGGCCTTCGGCGTGGATCTGGGCAACGTGACCCTGGGCATCGTCGTCGGCTGGCAGGAGATCCTCGGCACGTCGCTCGGCAACACCATCGGCTGGGTGAGTGTGCCCGGCTTCTGGCTGATGATCAGCGCCATCCTCGCCATCCCCATCTTCGGGATGTCCGGGAATCAGGTCAAGGCCGCTTGGGCCGAGACCTTCCGGAAGATCGTCGCGCCCTTTATCGCACTGGTCTTCGTCATCGCGATGGTGCAGGTCATGCTCAACTCCGGGCTCTCACCCGGCGCACCCGAGGCGGGGAGCATGATCGTCGTGCTCGCGACGGCCACGGCCGACCTGCTCGGCCCGGCCTACCCGTTCGTCGCGTCGCTCATCGGCGCGCTCGGTGCCGCGATGGCTGGCTCGAACACCGTCTCGAACATCACCTTCAGCGGCTTCCAGTTCGAGGCCGCTCAGCAACTGGGCCTCCCGACCCAGATCATCGTCGGCGCACAGGCCGTCGGTGGCGCCATCGGGAACCTCGTGGCCGTCCACAACGTCGTCGCCGCCGTGGCGACGGTCGGCCTCGTCGGCCAGGAGGGCCGGGTGATGCGGCTGAACCTCATCCCGTTGGCCTACTACGCGTTCATGGTCGGCATCCTGACCATGCTGTTCAGCTACGTTCTCTTCCCGGGTCTGTTCTGA